From the genome of Fusobacterium varium, one region includes:
- the atoD_1 gene encoding Acetate CoA-transferase subunit alpha, whose product MAEFIKASQAARLIKDDSFLLVCGFVGIGSPEEIFIEMEKSFLEKGTPKNLDLMFAAGFGDGKTKGLNHFAHKGMIKKAIGGHWGLAPGLAQLVNNNDMEGYNLPQGVIAQMFRDMAAGKPGTISHVGLGTFVDPEIQGGKLNDVTTKDIVEKLTLNGREVLFFHGQRPNFGILKGTSSDEDGNISFEEEPLTLETLSIAMAVKNAGGKIIVQVKKKVENGVIQPKNVKIPGILVDYVVVVENLENHKQTLAEEFNLEYVTRIISDKPSKVEAVQLDERKVVSRRCAMLLSREKKIINYGIGMPEVIAAVLNEEGQEEYFTPTVEPGAIGGTPAGGLNFGASVNPVCIIDQPYQFDFYDGGGLDMAFLGLAQCDRYGNINVSKFGPKIAGCGGFINITQNAKEVVFCGTFTAGGLKLEIADGKLKIVQEGKIKKFVKDVEQITFSGKLAKENKKKVKYVTERAVFELKPEGLTLIEIAPGIDIERDILEQMEFKPLISNELKTMDEKIFKAEKMGLVL is encoded by the coding sequence ATGGCTGAGTTTATTAAAGCATCTCAAGCTGCCAGATTAATAAAAGATGATTCATTTTTACTGGTATGTGGTTTTGTAGGGATAGGAAGTCCAGAAGAGATATTTATTGAAATGGAAAAATCTTTTTTGGAAAAAGGAACACCAAAGAATCTTGATCTTATGTTTGCCGCTGGATTTGGTGATGGGAAAACAAAAGGTCTTAATCATTTTGCTCATAAAGGAATGATAAAAAAAGCTATAGGAGGACATTGGGGATTGGCCCCAGGTCTTGCACAACTGGTAAATAACAATGATATGGAAGGCTACAATCTGCCACAGGGAGTAATTGCCCAAATGTTTAGAGATATGGCAGCAGGAAAGCCAGGAACTATTTCACATGTTGGATTAGGAACATTTGTGGATCCAGAAATCCAAGGTGGAAAACTTAATGATGTTACAACAAAAGATATTGTTGAAAAACTAACGCTAAATGGAAGAGAAGTGTTATTTTTTCATGGACAAAGACCAAACTTTGGTATTTTAAAAGGAACTTCATCAGATGAAGATGGAAATATTTCCTTTGAGGAAGAACCATTGACACTAGAAACATTATCAATAGCAATGGCTGTAAAAAATGCTGGTGGAAAGATAATTGTTCAGGTTAAGAAAAAAGTAGAAAATGGGGTAATTCAGCCTAAAAATGTAAAGATACCTGGAATATTAGTAGATTATGTAGTGGTGGTTGAAAATCTTGAAAATCATAAACAGACATTGGCTGAAGAATTTAATCTTGAATATGTTACTAGAATTATATCAGATAAACCATCAAAAGTGGAAGCAGTGCAATTAGATGAAAGAAAAGTAGTATCAAGAAGATGTGCAATGCTACTTTCTAGAGAAAAGAAAATAATAAATTATGGAATAGGAATGCCAGAAGTAATAGCTGCTGTACTTAATGAAGAGGGACAAGAAGAATATTTTACTCCAACAGTAGAACCAGGAGCTATAGGAGGAACTCCAGCAGGAGGACTTAACTTTGGAGCATCAGTAAATCCTGTATGTATAATAGATCAACCATATCAATTTGATTTTTATGATGGTGGGGGATTAGATATGGCATTTTTAGGTCTTGCTCAATGTGATAGATATGGAAATATAAATGTATCAAAATTTGGACCAAAGATAGCAGGGTGTGGAGGTTTTATAAATATAACACAGAATGCGAAAGAAGTAGTTTTCTGTGGTACATTTACAGCAGGAGGATTAAAACTTGAAATAGCTGATGGAAAATTAAAAATAGTTCAAGAAGGAAAAATCAAAAAATTTGTAAAAGATGTTGAGCAGATTACATTTAGTGGAAAATTAGCAAAGGAAAATAAAAAGAAAGTAAAATATGTAACAGAGAGAGCAGTTTTTGAATTAAAACCTGAAGGACTAACACTAATTGAAATAGCGCCAGGGATAGATATAGAAAGAGATATATTAGAACAAATGGAATTTAAACCATTGATTTCAAATGAGTTGAAAACTATGGATGAAAAAATATTTAAAGCGGAGAAAATGGGATTAGTATTATAA
- the cynR_1 gene encoding Cyn operon transcriptional activator yields MNYFVEIARQKSFTNASKNLYICQSALSKAIKTFESELDIILIDRTSKNFKLTPEGQLLYENGIIALKVINEQLTKLQDSISLEKGSIKVGVPPVISTIYFTSTIQEFRNMYPNINLSVIEAGANTVKDKVEKGEIDIGVVILPFSSQDFNITSVFMSDNVVVVHKNHPLASKKEVSFSEIKDEPLIILNETYMLHDRIKALCAKAGFEPNIICSSSQWDFIAEMVALNQGITILPRPILSKFHSKNIRLLTIKDPEFPWNIALIVRKDKYVSKAIKLFIEFVKNIDL; encoded by the coding sequence TTGAACTACTTTGTTGAAATAGCTAGACAGAAAAGTTTTACAAATGCTTCTAAAAATTTGTATATATGCCAATCAGCTTTAAGTAAAGCTATAAAAACTTTTGAAAGTGAATTAGATATTATCCTTATAGACAGGACATCTAAAAATTTCAAACTGACCCCAGAAGGACAGCTTCTTTACGAAAATGGTATCATTGCTTTAAAAGTAATAAATGAGCAGCTTACTAAACTTCAAGATAGTATAAGTTTAGAAAAAGGAAGTATCAAAGTTGGAGTACCTCCTGTGATAAGTACTATCTATTTTACATCTACAATACAAGAATTTAGAAATATGTATCCTAATATCAATCTAAGTGTTATTGAAGCTGGAGCTAATACAGTAAAAGATAAAGTTGAAAAAGGAGAAATTGATATTGGAGTTGTCATTCTTCCATTTTCTTCTCAAGATTTTAATATAACTTCCGTATTCATGTCAGACAATGTTGTTGTTGTCCATAAAAATCATCCTTTAGCTTCTAAAAAAGAAGTTTCATTTTCAGAAATAAAAGATGAACCTCTTATCATTTTAAATGAAACATATATGCTTCATGACAGAATAAAAGCTCTTTGCGCTAAAGCTGGTTTTGAACCAAACATTATTTGCAGCAGTTCTCAATGGGATTTTATTGCTGAAATGGTGGCTCTTAATCAAGGAATAACTATACTTCCTAGACCTATACTCAGTAAATTCCATTCTAAAAATATTAGACTTTTAACTATCAAAGACCCAGAATTTCCATGGAATATAGCACTTATTGTTAGAAAAGATAAATATGTATCCAAGGCTATAAAACTTTTTATTGAATTTGTAAAAAATATAGATTTATAA